One region of Arvicola amphibius chromosome 3, mArvAmp1.2, whole genome shotgun sequence genomic DNA includes:
- the Prdm10 gene encoding PR domain zinc finger protein 10 isoform X3, producing the protein MDSKDESSHVWQTSADHEQNTAQVHFVPDAGTVAQIVYTDDQVRPPQQVVYTADGASYTSVDGPEHTLVYIHPVEAAQTLFTDPAQVAYVQQDATAQQVLPSIESVDGSDPDPLATLQNPIARLDGKEEEDEEEDEDEDSEEEEEEDAEDTDVDDWQPDPPRPFDPHDLWCEECNNAHSSVCPKHGPLHPIPNRPVLTRARASLPLVLYIDRFLGGVFSKRRIPKRTQFGPVEGPLVRGSELKDCYIHLKVSLDKGDRKDRDLHEDLWFELSDETLCNWMMFVRPAQNHLEQNLVAYQYGHHVYYTTIKNVEPKQELKVQNWILSSLLARVVIRALFYRRILSWLFFFYWVTSAFLLLPGSLSSTVTKKKKKKSVDVQACYESICTEPMTVLPDVSDNF; encoded by the exons ATGGATTCCAAAGATGAAAGCTCCCACGTGTGGCAGACATCTGCGGACCATGAGCAGAACACTGCACAG GTGCACTTTGTTCCGGATGCTGGAACTGTGGCTCAGATTGTATACACTGATGACCAAGTTCGTCCACCCCAGCAGGTGGTGTACACAGCAGATGGTGCCTCCTACACATCAGTGGATGGTCCAGAGCACACACTGGTGTACATCCACCCGGTGGAAGCTGCACAG actCTGTTTACAGACCCAGCTCAGGTAGCTTACGTCCAGCAAGATGCCACAGCTCAACAG GTGCTGCCTTCCATTGAGAGTGTGGACGGTTCCGACCCTGATCCTCTGGCAACTCTGCAGAACCCAATTGCTAGACTagatggaaaagaggaagaggatgaggaagaggatgaggatgaggattcagaggaagaagaggaagaggatgctgAAGACACTGATGTGGATGATTGGCAGCCTGACCCACCCCGGCCTTTTGACCCCCATGATTTGT GGTGTGAAGAGTGTAACAACGCGCATTCTTCTGTGTGCCCAAAGCATGGCCCCTTGCATCCGATCCCTAACCGGCCTGTGCTCACTCGTGCAAGGGCGAGTCTGCCTCTGGTCCTCTACATAGACAGGTTCCTTGGGGGAGTGTTCTCCAAAAGACGGATTCCCAAGCGCACCCAGTTTGGCCCTGTAGAGGGGCCTCTGGTCAGGGGGTCGGAGCTGAAAGACTGCTACATTCATCTCAAG GTTTCTCTTgataaaggagacagaaaagacagGGATTTGCATGAAGACCTGTGGTTTGAGTTGTCTGATGAGACCCTTTGTAACTGGATGATGTTTGTGCGCCCAGCCCAGAACCACTTAGAACAGAACCTGGTAGCTTACCAATATGGCCACCATGTGTATTACACGACAATAAAGAACGTGGAGCCCAAGCAGGAACTGAAGGTACAGAACTGGATCCTCAGCAGCCTGCTAGCCAGAGTGGTGATAAGGGCTCTTTTCTATAGAAGGATCCTTTCctggttattctttttttattgggtGACTTCAGCCTTCCTTTTGCTTCCAGGATCCCTGtcctccacagttacaaaaaaaaaaaaaaaaaaatctgtggatgTTCAAGCCTGTTATGAAAGTATATGTACAGAGCCCATGACTGTCCTTCCAGATGTCTCAGATAATTTCTAG